A window of Microbispora hainanensis genomic DNA:
CGTGATCTTGCCTATCACCGGGTTTCGGGTCCCTGCCATGCGTCGGGGATACGTTTCCGCAGGTAGAAAGCGGAAATTCGGCGGATGTTCACTGATGCGTAACGGGTGAGCCGATAAAACCCGTACGCCTCGGTTTGAATGCGTTAACTTGCCGATGTTCCGAATATCGCGGGGAAAAGGGGCTCAGATGGCCGACGGCGGGTTCGACGACTTCGACGTGGAGCGTTTCCAGCAGCGAGTGGACGCCAGGATCACGGCCGTCGAACGGCTCCAGACCACCCTGTCCTCGCTGGTCGGCCGGGCCCGCGACGAGGACGGCCTGGTCAGCGTGGAGGTCTCCGCCCGAGGGCTGAGCGAGCTGGAGCTGCATCCCAAGGCCATGCGGCTGAGCTCGGGGGAGCTGGCCGAGCGGATCAAGGAGACGATGCGGGCCGCGTCCGACGACCTGTATCGGCAGATGAACCGGGCCATGGCCGACGCGCTCGGGCCGGAGGGCGACCAGTCGAAGTTCCTGGACGACCCGGAGGCCGTGCTCGCCCAGGTCAGAGAGGCGGAGTCCGCCTTCGACCGGACAGCGAAGGACGTGCTGGGCGAGCTCGACCGCATCAGCCGCAGCCTGGGCCTGTAACCCGCCGCCCGCTCCACAGCGGGCGGGCCCTGGGCCGGGCATGACCACGCGCGCTGCGACCACCGGCGCCATGCTGTCTGTGCGGCCCGGCCCCGCGCCCGCTGCGACCACCGGCACCGTGGCGCTCGTCGTGGTGGCGAGCGCCGCGAAGCCCGATGCGGCTGATGTGGTCGCGGCGGGGTCAGCCGATGCGGTCGGGGCTGGTGGTGCCGGTCACGCGCCAGACGTCCGGCTCGGGGTCGTAGATCTCCCGCTGACGCTCCTCCCGGCCCTCCGATCCGGCCGCGCCTGCCGGGCCGTAGGGCATGAAGGAGGAACCTCCGCCGGCCTGGCCCGGCCGCAGGGCGCCGAGGACGGAC
This region includes:
- a CDS encoding YbaB/EbfC family nucleoid-associated protein, with translation MADGGFDDFDVERFQQRVDARITAVERLQTTLSSLVGRARDEDGLVSVEVSARGLSELELHPKAMRLSSGELAERIKETMRAASDDLYRQMNRAMADALGPEGDQSKFLDDPEAVLAQVREAESAFDRTAKDVLGELDRISRSLGL